One stretch of Burkholderia pyrrocinia DNA includes these proteins:
- a CDS encoding TetR family transcriptional regulator has translation MKAGSKAATSESRALASDARRKYDPEQTKRNILDVATQEFSAMGLAGARVDAIAERTNTTKRMLYYYFESKEGLYEAVLEKVYGDIRALEQELHVGDMEPREGMRRLVEFTFDYHDKHRDFVRLVSIENIHGAKYLEQLKSFKNRNVSIIKTLEELVERGAASGAFRKDIDAFDLHLLISSFCFHRVSNRYTFGAAFGRDPSAPRLRARHRDTITDAVLRYVAA, from the coding sequence ATGAAAGCAGGAAGCAAGGCCGCCACGTCCGAAAGCCGCGCGCTTGCGTCCGACGCGCGGCGCAAATACGATCCCGAGCAAACCAAGCGCAACATCCTCGATGTCGCCACGCAGGAATTTTCCGCGATGGGCCTCGCCGGTGCGCGCGTCGATGCGATCGCCGAGCGCACGAACACGACGAAACGGATGCTCTATTACTACTTCGAAAGCAAGGAAGGCCTGTACGAGGCCGTGCTGGAGAAGGTGTACGGCGACATCCGCGCGCTCGAGCAGGAACTGCACGTCGGCGACATGGAGCCGCGCGAAGGCATGCGCCGCCTCGTCGAATTCACGTTCGACTATCACGACAAGCATCGCGACTTCGTCCGCCTCGTGTCGATCGAGAACATCCATGGCGCGAAGTATCTCGAGCAGCTCAAGTCGTTCAAGAACCGCAACGTCAGCATCATCAAGACGCTCGAGGAACTGGTCGAGCGCGGCGCGGCAAGCGGCGCGTTCCGCAAGGACATCGACGCGTTCGACCTGCACCTGCTGATCAGCTCGTTCTGCTTCCACCGCGTGTCGAACCGCTACACGTTCGGCGCCGCGTTCGGCCGCGACCCGTCGGCGCCGCGCCTGCGCGCGCGGCATCGCGACACGATCACCGACGCCGTGCTGCGCTACGTCGCCGCGTAA